One window of Ailuropoda melanoleuca isolate Jingjing chromosome 3, ASM200744v2, whole genome shotgun sequence genomic DNA carries:
- the UNC5A gene encoding netrin receptor UNC5A isoform X4: MAVRPGLWPALLGIVLTAWLHGSGAQQSATVANPVPGANPDLLPHFLVEPEDVYIVKNKPVLLVCKATPATQIFFKCNGEWVRQVDHVIERSTDDSSGLPAMEVRINVSRQQVEKVFGLEEYWCQCVAWSSSGTTKSQKAYIRIAYLRKNFEQEPLAKEVSLEQGIVLPCRPPEGIPPAEVEWLRNEDLVDPSLDPNVYITREHSLVVRQARLADTANYTCVAKNIVARRRSASAAVIVYVNGGWSTWTEWSVCSASCGRGWQKRSRSCTNPAPLNGGAFCEGQNVQKTACATLCPVDGSWSPWSKWSACGLDCTHWRSRECSDPAPRNGGEECRGTDLDTRNCTSDLCVHRISLLIPPDAIPRGKIYEIYLALHKPEDVRLPLAGCQTLLSPIVSCGPPGVLLTRPVILAMDHCGEPCPESWSLRLKKQSCEGSWEDVLHLGEEAPSHLYYCQLEAGACYVFTEQLGRFALVGEALSVAATKRLKLLLFAPVACTSLEYNIRVYCLHDTHDALQEVVQLEKQLGGQLIQEPRVLHFKDSYHNLRLSIHDVPSSLWKSKLLVSYQEIPFYHIWNGTQQYLHCTFTLERVSPSTSDLACKVWVWQVEGDGQSFNINFNITKDTRFAELLALESEGGVPALVGPSAFKIPFLIRQKIITSLDPPCSRGADWRTLAQKLHLDSHLSFFASKPSPTAMILNLWEARHFPNGNLSQLAAAVAGLGQPDAGLFTVSEAEC; this comes from the exons GTGCCCAGCAGAGCGCCACGGTGGCCAACCCAGTGCCCGGCGCCAACCCGGACCTGCTTCCCCACTTCCTGGTGGAGCCCGAGGATGTGTACATCGTCAAGAACAAGCCGGTGCTGCTGGTGTGCAAGGCCACGCCTGCCACGCAGATCTTCTTCAAGTGCAACGGGGAGTGGGTGCGCCAGGTGGACCACGTGATAGAGCGCAGCACGGACGACAGCAGCG ggcTGCCGGCCATGGAGGTCCGCATCAACGTCTCGAGGCAGCAGGTGGAGAAGGTGTTTGGGCTGGAGGAGTACTGGTGCCAGTGTGTGGCGTGGAGCTCCTCAGGCACCACCAAGAGTCAGAAGGCCTACATCCGCATTGCCT ATTTGCGCAAGAACTTCGAGCAGGAGCCACTGGCCAAGGAGGTGTCCCTGGAGCAGGGCATCGTGCTGCCCTGCCGCCCACCAGAGGGCATACCCCCGGCTGAG GTGGAGTGGCTCCGGAACGAGGACCTGGTGGACCCGTCCCTGGACCCCAATGTGTACATCACAAGGGAGCACAGCCTGGTGGTGCGACAGGCCCGCCTGGCCGACACGGCCAACTACACCTGCGTGGCCAAGAACATCGTAGCGCGTCGCCGCAGCGCCTCAGCTGCCGTCATCGTCTACG TGAACGGTGGGTGGTCGACGTGGACCGAGTGGTCTGTCTGCAGCGCCAGCTGTGGGCGCGGCTGGCAGAAACGGAGCCGGAGCTGCACCAACCCGGCGCCTCTCAACGGGGGTGCCTTCTGTGAGGGGCAGAATGTCCAGAAAACAGCCTGCGCCACCCTGTGCCCAG TGGATGGCAGCTGGAGCCCATGGAGCAAGTGGTCGGCCTGTGGGCTCGACTGCACCCACTGGCGGAGTCGTGAGTGTTCTGACCCAGCACCCCGCAATGGAGGCGAGGAGTGCCGGGGCACTGACCTGGATACCCGAAATTGTACCAGCGACCTCTGTGTGCACA GGATCAGCCTCCTCATCCCCCCAGACGCCATACCCCGAGGAAAGATCTACGAAATCTACCTCGCGCTGCACAAGCCAGAGGATGTGAG GTTGCCCCTAGCTGGCTGTCAGACCCTGCTGAGTCCCATCGTTAGCTGCGGGCCCCCTGGAGTCCTGCTCACCCGGCCGGTCATCCTCGCCATGGACCACTGTGGGGAGCCCTGCCCGGAGAGCTGGAGCCTGCGCCTCAAAAAGCAGTCCTGTGAGGGCAGCTGGGAG GATGTGCTGCACCTGGGCGAGGAGGCGCCGTCCCACCTCTACTACTGCCAGCTGGAGGCCGGCGCCTGCTATGTCTTCACCGAGCAACTGGGCCGCTTTGCCCTGGTGGGGGAGGCGCTCAGCGTGGCCGCGACCAAGCGCCTCAAGCTGCTTCTCTTTGCCCCCGTGGCCTGCACCTCCCTCGAGTACAACATCCGTGTCTACTGCCTGCACGACACCCACGACGCACTC CAGGAAGTGGTACAGCTGGAGAAGCAGCTGGGGGGCCAGCTGATCCAGGAGCCTCGAGTCCTGCACTTCAAGGACAGTTACCACAACCTGCGCTTGTCCATCCACGATGTGCCCAGCTCCCTGTGGAAGAGCAAGCTCCTCGTCAGCTACCAG GAGATCCCCTTTTATCATATCTGGAACGGCACGCAGCAGTACCTGCACTGCACCTTCACCCTGGAGCGCGTCAGCCCCAGCACCAGCGACCTGGCCTGCAAGGTGTGGGTGTGGCAGGTGGAAGGCGATGGGCAGAGCTTCAATATCAACTTCAACATCACCAAG gacACAAGATTTGCTGAGCTGCTGGCTCTGGAGAGTGAAGGGGGGGTCCCAGCCCTAGTGGGCCCCAGTGCCTTCAAGATCCCCTTCCTCATTCGGCAGAAGATCATTACCAGCCTCGACCCACCCTGTAGCCGGGGTGCCGACTGGCGGACTCTGGCCCAGAAGCTCCACCTGGACAG CCATCTCAGCTTCTTTGCCTCCAAGCCCAGCCCCACAGCCATGATCCTCAACCTGTGGGAGGCACGGCACTTCCCCAATGGCAACCTCAGCCAGCTGGCTGCAGCAGTAGCCGGACTGGGCCAGCCCGACGCTGGCCTCTTCACAGTGTCAGAGGCGGAGTGCTGA
- the UNC5A gene encoding netrin receptor UNC5A isoform X1, protein MAVRPGLWPALLGIVLTAWLHGSGAQQSATVANPVPGANPDLLPHFLVEPEDVYIVKNKPVLLVCKATPATQIFFKCNGEWVRQVDHVIERSTDDSSGLPAMEVRINVSRQQVEKVFGLEEYWCQCVAWSSSGTTKSQKAYIRIAYLRKNFEQEPLAKEVSLEQGIVLPCRPPEGIPPAEVEWLRNEDLVDPSLDPNVYITREHSLVVRQARLADTANYTCVAKNIVARRRSASAAVIVYVNGGWSTWTEWSVCSASCGRGWQKRSRSCTNPAPLNGGAFCEGQNVQKTACATLCPVDGSWSPWSKWSACGLDCTHWRSRECSDPAPRNGGEECRGTDLDTRNCTSDLCVHTASGPEDVALYVGLVAVAVCLLLLLLVLILVYCRKKEGLDSDVADSSILTSGFQPVSIKPSKADNPHLLTIQPDLSTTTTTCQGSLCPRQDGPSPKFQLANGHLLSPLGGGRHTLHHSSPTSEAEDFVSRLSTQNYFRSLPRGTSNMTYGTFNFLGGRLMIPNTGISLLIPPDAIPRGKIYEIYLALHKPEDVRLPLAGCQTLLSPIVSCGPPGVLLTRPVILAMDHCGEPCPESWSLRLKKQSCEGSWEDVLHLGEEAPSHLYYCQLEAGACYVFTEQLGRFALVGEALSVAATKRLKLLLFAPVACTSLEYNIRVYCLHDTHDALQEVVQLEKQLGGQLIQEPRVLHFKDSYHNLRLSIHDVPSSLWKSKLLVSYQEIPFYHIWNGTQQYLHCTFTLERVSPSTSDLACKVWVWQVEGDGQSFNINFNITKDTRFAELLALESEGGVPALVGPSAFKIPFLIRQKIITSLDPPCSRGADWRTLAQKLHLDSHLSFFASKPSPTAMILNLWEARHFPNGNLSQLAAAVAGLGQPDAGLFTVSEAEC, encoded by the exons GTGCCCAGCAGAGCGCCACGGTGGCCAACCCAGTGCCCGGCGCCAACCCGGACCTGCTTCCCCACTTCCTGGTGGAGCCCGAGGATGTGTACATCGTCAAGAACAAGCCGGTGCTGCTGGTGTGCAAGGCCACGCCTGCCACGCAGATCTTCTTCAAGTGCAACGGGGAGTGGGTGCGCCAGGTGGACCACGTGATAGAGCGCAGCACGGACGACAGCAGCG ggcTGCCGGCCATGGAGGTCCGCATCAACGTCTCGAGGCAGCAGGTGGAGAAGGTGTTTGGGCTGGAGGAGTACTGGTGCCAGTGTGTGGCGTGGAGCTCCTCAGGCACCACCAAGAGTCAGAAGGCCTACATCCGCATTGCCT ATTTGCGCAAGAACTTCGAGCAGGAGCCACTGGCCAAGGAGGTGTCCCTGGAGCAGGGCATCGTGCTGCCCTGCCGCCCACCAGAGGGCATACCCCCGGCTGAG GTGGAGTGGCTCCGGAACGAGGACCTGGTGGACCCGTCCCTGGACCCCAATGTGTACATCACAAGGGAGCACAGCCTGGTGGTGCGACAGGCCCGCCTGGCCGACACGGCCAACTACACCTGCGTGGCCAAGAACATCGTAGCGCGTCGCCGCAGCGCCTCAGCTGCCGTCATCGTCTACG TGAACGGTGGGTGGTCGACGTGGACCGAGTGGTCTGTCTGCAGCGCCAGCTGTGGGCGCGGCTGGCAGAAACGGAGCCGGAGCTGCACCAACCCGGCGCCTCTCAACGGGGGTGCCTTCTGTGAGGGGCAGAATGTCCAGAAAACAGCCTGCGCCACCCTGTGCCCAG TGGATGGCAGCTGGAGCCCATGGAGCAAGTGGTCGGCCTGTGGGCTCGACTGCACCCACTGGCGGAGTCGTGAGTGTTCTGACCCAGCACCCCGCAATGGAGGCGAGGAGTGCCGGGGCACTGACCTGGATACCCGAAATTGTACCAGCGACCTCTGTGTGCACA CTGCTTCCGGGCCTGAGGATGTGGCCCTCTACGTGGGCCTCGTTGCTGTGGCTGtctgcctcctcctgctgctgcttgtcCTCATCCTTGTTTATTGCCGCAAGAAGGAAGGGCTAGACTCAGACGTGGCCGACTCGTCCATCCTCACCTCCGGCTTCCAGCCCGTCAGCATCAAGCCTAGCAAAGCAG ACAATCCCCATCTGCTCACCATCCAGCCAGAcctcagcaccaccaccaccacctgccaGGGCAGTCTGTGTCCCCGGCAGGACGGGCCAAGCCCCAAGTTCCAGCTCGCCAATGGGCACCTGCTCAGCCCGCTGGGTGGTGGGCGCCACACGCTGCACCACAGCTCGCCCACCTCTGAGGCCGAGGACTTCGTCTCCCGCCTCTCTACCCAGAACTACTTCCGCTCCCTGCCCCGCGGCACCAGCAACATGACCTATGGGACCTTCAACTTCCTCGGGGGCCGGCTGATGATCCCTAACACAG GGATCAGCCTCCTCATCCCCCCAGACGCCATACCCCGAGGAAAGATCTACGAAATCTACCTCGCGCTGCACAAGCCAGAGGATGTGAG GTTGCCCCTAGCTGGCTGTCAGACCCTGCTGAGTCCCATCGTTAGCTGCGGGCCCCCTGGAGTCCTGCTCACCCGGCCGGTCATCCTCGCCATGGACCACTGTGGGGAGCCCTGCCCGGAGAGCTGGAGCCTGCGCCTCAAAAAGCAGTCCTGTGAGGGCAGCTGGGAG GATGTGCTGCACCTGGGCGAGGAGGCGCCGTCCCACCTCTACTACTGCCAGCTGGAGGCCGGCGCCTGCTATGTCTTCACCGAGCAACTGGGCCGCTTTGCCCTGGTGGGGGAGGCGCTCAGCGTGGCCGCGACCAAGCGCCTCAAGCTGCTTCTCTTTGCCCCCGTGGCCTGCACCTCCCTCGAGTACAACATCCGTGTCTACTGCCTGCACGACACCCACGACGCACTC CAGGAAGTGGTACAGCTGGAGAAGCAGCTGGGGGGCCAGCTGATCCAGGAGCCTCGAGTCCTGCACTTCAAGGACAGTTACCACAACCTGCGCTTGTCCATCCACGATGTGCCCAGCTCCCTGTGGAAGAGCAAGCTCCTCGTCAGCTACCAG GAGATCCCCTTTTATCATATCTGGAACGGCACGCAGCAGTACCTGCACTGCACCTTCACCCTGGAGCGCGTCAGCCCCAGCACCAGCGACCTGGCCTGCAAGGTGTGGGTGTGGCAGGTGGAAGGCGATGGGCAGAGCTTCAATATCAACTTCAACATCACCAAG gacACAAGATTTGCTGAGCTGCTGGCTCTGGAGAGTGAAGGGGGGGTCCCAGCCCTAGTGGGCCCCAGTGCCTTCAAGATCCCCTTCCTCATTCGGCAGAAGATCATTACCAGCCTCGACCCACCCTGTAGCCGGGGTGCCGACTGGCGGACTCTGGCCCAGAAGCTCCACCTGGACAG CCATCTCAGCTTCTTTGCCTCCAAGCCCAGCCCCACAGCCATGATCCTCAACCTGTGGGAGGCACGGCACTTCCCCAATGGCAACCTCAGCCAGCTGGCTGCAGCAGTAGCCGGACTGGGCCAGCCCGACGCTGGCCTCTTCACAGTGTCAGAGGCGGAGTGCTGA
- the UNC5A gene encoding netrin receptor UNC5A isoform X3, with amino-acid sequence MEVRINVSRQQVEKVFGLEEYWCQCVAWSSSGTTKSQKAYIRIAYLRKNFEQEPLAKEVSLEQGIVLPCRPPEGIPPAEVEWLRNEDLVDPSLDPNVYITREHSLVVRQARLADTANYTCVAKNIVARRRSASAAVIVYVNGGWSTWTEWSVCSASCGRGWQKRSRSCTNPAPLNGGAFCEGQNVQKTACATLCPVDGSWSPWSKWSACGLDCTHWRSRECSDPAPRNGGEECRGTDLDTRNCTSDLCVHTASGPEDVALYVGLVAVAVCLLLLLLVLILVYCRKKEGLDSDVADSSILTSGFQPVSIKPSKADNPHLLTIQPDLSTTTTTCQGSLCPRQDGPSPKFQLANGHLLSPLGGGRHTLHHSSPTSEAEDFVSRLSTQNYFRSLPRGTSNMTYGTFNFLGGRLMIPNTGISLLIPPDAIPRGKIYEIYLALHKPEDVRLPLAGCQTLLSPIVSCGPPGVLLTRPVILAMDHCGEPCPESWSLRLKKQSCEGSWEDVLHLGEEAPSHLYYCQLEAGACYVFTEQLGRFALVGEALSVAATKRLKLLLFAPVACTSLEYNIRVYCLHDTHDALQEVVQLEKQLGGQLIQEPRVLHFKDSYHNLRLSIHDVPSSLWKSKLLVSYQEIPFYHIWNGTQQYLHCTFTLERVSPSTSDLACKVWVWQVEGDGQSFNINFNITKDTRFAELLALESEGGVPALVGPSAFKIPFLIRQKIITSLDPPCSRGADWRTLAQKLHLDSHLSFFASKPSPTAMILNLWEARHFPNGNLSQLAAAVAGLGQPDAGLFTVSEAEC; translated from the exons ATGGAGGTCCGCATCAACGTCTCGAGGCAGCAGGTGGAGAAGGTGTTTGGGCTGGAGGAGTACTGGTGCCAGTGTGTGGCGTGGAGCTCCTCAGGCACCACCAAGAGTCAGAAGGCCTACATCCGCATTGCCT ATTTGCGCAAGAACTTCGAGCAGGAGCCACTGGCCAAGGAGGTGTCCCTGGAGCAGGGCATCGTGCTGCCCTGCCGCCCACCAGAGGGCATACCCCCGGCTGAG GTGGAGTGGCTCCGGAACGAGGACCTGGTGGACCCGTCCCTGGACCCCAATGTGTACATCACAAGGGAGCACAGCCTGGTGGTGCGACAGGCCCGCCTGGCCGACACGGCCAACTACACCTGCGTGGCCAAGAACATCGTAGCGCGTCGCCGCAGCGCCTCAGCTGCCGTCATCGTCTACG TGAACGGTGGGTGGTCGACGTGGACCGAGTGGTCTGTCTGCAGCGCCAGCTGTGGGCGCGGCTGGCAGAAACGGAGCCGGAGCTGCACCAACCCGGCGCCTCTCAACGGGGGTGCCTTCTGTGAGGGGCAGAATGTCCAGAAAACAGCCTGCGCCACCCTGTGCCCAG TGGATGGCAGCTGGAGCCCATGGAGCAAGTGGTCGGCCTGTGGGCTCGACTGCACCCACTGGCGGAGTCGTGAGTGTTCTGACCCAGCACCCCGCAATGGAGGCGAGGAGTGCCGGGGCACTGACCTGGATACCCGAAATTGTACCAGCGACCTCTGTGTGCACA CTGCTTCCGGGCCTGAGGATGTGGCCCTCTACGTGGGCCTCGTTGCTGTGGCTGtctgcctcctcctgctgctgcttgtcCTCATCCTTGTTTATTGCCGCAAGAAGGAAGGGCTAGACTCAGACGTGGCCGACTCGTCCATCCTCACCTCCGGCTTCCAGCCCGTCAGCATCAAGCCTAGCAAAGCAG ACAATCCCCATCTGCTCACCATCCAGCCAGAcctcagcaccaccaccaccacctgccaGGGCAGTCTGTGTCCCCGGCAGGACGGGCCAAGCCCCAAGTTCCAGCTCGCCAATGGGCACCTGCTCAGCCCGCTGGGTGGTGGGCGCCACACGCTGCACCACAGCTCGCCCACCTCTGAGGCCGAGGACTTCGTCTCCCGCCTCTCTACCCAGAACTACTTCCGCTCCCTGCCCCGCGGCACCAGCAACATGACCTATGGGACCTTCAACTTCCTCGGGGGCCGGCTGATGATCCCTAACACAG GGATCAGCCTCCTCATCCCCCCAGACGCCATACCCCGAGGAAAGATCTACGAAATCTACCTCGCGCTGCACAAGCCAGAGGATGTGAG GTTGCCCCTAGCTGGCTGTCAGACCCTGCTGAGTCCCATCGTTAGCTGCGGGCCCCCTGGAGTCCTGCTCACCCGGCCGGTCATCCTCGCCATGGACCACTGTGGGGAGCCCTGCCCGGAGAGCTGGAGCCTGCGCCTCAAAAAGCAGTCCTGTGAGGGCAGCTGGGAG GATGTGCTGCACCTGGGCGAGGAGGCGCCGTCCCACCTCTACTACTGCCAGCTGGAGGCCGGCGCCTGCTATGTCTTCACCGAGCAACTGGGCCGCTTTGCCCTGGTGGGGGAGGCGCTCAGCGTGGCCGCGACCAAGCGCCTCAAGCTGCTTCTCTTTGCCCCCGTGGCCTGCACCTCCCTCGAGTACAACATCCGTGTCTACTGCCTGCACGACACCCACGACGCACTC CAGGAAGTGGTACAGCTGGAGAAGCAGCTGGGGGGCCAGCTGATCCAGGAGCCTCGAGTCCTGCACTTCAAGGACAGTTACCACAACCTGCGCTTGTCCATCCACGATGTGCCCAGCTCCCTGTGGAAGAGCAAGCTCCTCGTCAGCTACCAG GAGATCCCCTTTTATCATATCTGGAACGGCACGCAGCAGTACCTGCACTGCACCTTCACCCTGGAGCGCGTCAGCCCCAGCACCAGCGACCTGGCCTGCAAGGTGTGGGTGTGGCAGGTGGAAGGCGATGGGCAGAGCTTCAATATCAACTTCAACATCACCAAG gacACAAGATTTGCTGAGCTGCTGGCTCTGGAGAGTGAAGGGGGGGTCCCAGCCCTAGTGGGCCCCAGTGCCTTCAAGATCCCCTTCCTCATTCGGCAGAAGATCATTACCAGCCTCGACCCACCCTGTAGCCGGGGTGCCGACTGGCGGACTCTGGCCCAGAAGCTCCACCTGGACAG CCATCTCAGCTTCTTTGCCTCCAAGCCCAGCCCCACAGCCATGATCCTCAACCTGTGGGAGGCACGGCACTTCCCCAATGGCAACCTCAGCCAGCTGGCTGCAGCAGTAGCCGGACTGGGCCAGCCCGACGCTGGCCTCTTCACAGTGTCAGAGGCGGAGTGCTGA
- the UNC5A gene encoding netrin receptor UNC5A isoform X2: MAVRPGLWPALLGIVLTAWLHGSGAQQSATVANPVPGANPDLLPHFLVEPEDVYIVKNKPVLLVCKATPATQIFFKCNGEWVRQVDHVIERSTDDSSGLPAMEVRINVSRQQVEKVFGLEEYWCQCVAWSSSGTTKSQKAYIRIAYLRKNFEQEPLAKEVSLEQGIVLPCRPPEGIPPAEVEWLRNEDLVDPSLDPNVYITREHSLVVRQARLADTANYTCVAKNIVARRRSASAAVIVYVDGSWSPWSKWSACGLDCTHWRSRECSDPAPRNGGEECRGTDLDTRNCTSDLCVHTASGPEDVALYVGLVAVAVCLLLLLLVLILVYCRKKEGLDSDVADSSILTSGFQPVSIKPSKADNPHLLTIQPDLSTTTTTCQGSLCPRQDGPSPKFQLANGHLLSPLGGGRHTLHHSSPTSEAEDFVSRLSTQNYFRSLPRGTSNMTYGTFNFLGGRLMIPNTGISLLIPPDAIPRGKIYEIYLALHKPEDVRLPLAGCQTLLSPIVSCGPPGVLLTRPVILAMDHCGEPCPESWSLRLKKQSCEGSWEDVLHLGEEAPSHLYYCQLEAGACYVFTEQLGRFALVGEALSVAATKRLKLLLFAPVACTSLEYNIRVYCLHDTHDALQEVVQLEKQLGGQLIQEPRVLHFKDSYHNLRLSIHDVPSSLWKSKLLVSYQEIPFYHIWNGTQQYLHCTFTLERVSPSTSDLACKVWVWQVEGDGQSFNINFNITKDTRFAELLALESEGGVPALVGPSAFKIPFLIRQKIITSLDPPCSRGADWRTLAQKLHLDSHLSFFASKPSPTAMILNLWEARHFPNGNLSQLAAAVAGLGQPDAGLFTVSEAEC, from the exons GTGCCCAGCAGAGCGCCACGGTGGCCAACCCAGTGCCCGGCGCCAACCCGGACCTGCTTCCCCACTTCCTGGTGGAGCCCGAGGATGTGTACATCGTCAAGAACAAGCCGGTGCTGCTGGTGTGCAAGGCCACGCCTGCCACGCAGATCTTCTTCAAGTGCAACGGGGAGTGGGTGCGCCAGGTGGACCACGTGATAGAGCGCAGCACGGACGACAGCAGCG ggcTGCCGGCCATGGAGGTCCGCATCAACGTCTCGAGGCAGCAGGTGGAGAAGGTGTTTGGGCTGGAGGAGTACTGGTGCCAGTGTGTGGCGTGGAGCTCCTCAGGCACCACCAAGAGTCAGAAGGCCTACATCCGCATTGCCT ATTTGCGCAAGAACTTCGAGCAGGAGCCACTGGCCAAGGAGGTGTCCCTGGAGCAGGGCATCGTGCTGCCCTGCCGCCCACCAGAGGGCATACCCCCGGCTGAG GTGGAGTGGCTCCGGAACGAGGACCTGGTGGACCCGTCCCTGGACCCCAATGTGTACATCACAAGGGAGCACAGCCTGGTGGTGCGACAGGCCCGCCTGGCCGACACGGCCAACTACACCTGCGTGGCCAAGAACATCGTAGCGCGTCGCCGCAGCGCCTCAGCTGCCGTCATCGTCTACG TGGATGGCAGCTGGAGCCCATGGAGCAAGTGGTCGGCCTGTGGGCTCGACTGCACCCACTGGCGGAGTCGTGAGTGTTCTGACCCAGCACCCCGCAATGGAGGCGAGGAGTGCCGGGGCACTGACCTGGATACCCGAAATTGTACCAGCGACCTCTGTGTGCACA CTGCTTCCGGGCCTGAGGATGTGGCCCTCTACGTGGGCCTCGTTGCTGTGGCTGtctgcctcctcctgctgctgcttgtcCTCATCCTTGTTTATTGCCGCAAGAAGGAAGGGCTAGACTCAGACGTGGCCGACTCGTCCATCCTCACCTCCGGCTTCCAGCCCGTCAGCATCAAGCCTAGCAAAGCAG ACAATCCCCATCTGCTCACCATCCAGCCAGAcctcagcaccaccaccaccacctgccaGGGCAGTCTGTGTCCCCGGCAGGACGGGCCAAGCCCCAAGTTCCAGCTCGCCAATGGGCACCTGCTCAGCCCGCTGGGTGGTGGGCGCCACACGCTGCACCACAGCTCGCCCACCTCTGAGGCCGAGGACTTCGTCTCCCGCCTCTCTACCCAGAACTACTTCCGCTCCCTGCCCCGCGGCACCAGCAACATGACCTATGGGACCTTCAACTTCCTCGGGGGCCGGCTGATGATCCCTAACACAG GGATCAGCCTCCTCATCCCCCCAGACGCCATACCCCGAGGAAAGATCTACGAAATCTACCTCGCGCTGCACAAGCCAGAGGATGTGAG GTTGCCCCTAGCTGGCTGTCAGACCCTGCTGAGTCCCATCGTTAGCTGCGGGCCCCCTGGAGTCCTGCTCACCCGGCCGGTCATCCTCGCCATGGACCACTGTGGGGAGCCCTGCCCGGAGAGCTGGAGCCTGCGCCTCAAAAAGCAGTCCTGTGAGGGCAGCTGGGAG GATGTGCTGCACCTGGGCGAGGAGGCGCCGTCCCACCTCTACTACTGCCAGCTGGAGGCCGGCGCCTGCTATGTCTTCACCGAGCAACTGGGCCGCTTTGCCCTGGTGGGGGAGGCGCTCAGCGTGGCCGCGACCAAGCGCCTCAAGCTGCTTCTCTTTGCCCCCGTGGCCTGCACCTCCCTCGAGTACAACATCCGTGTCTACTGCCTGCACGACACCCACGACGCACTC CAGGAAGTGGTACAGCTGGAGAAGCAGCTGGGGGGCCAGCTGATCCAGGAGCCTCGAGTCCTGCACTTCAAGGACAGTTACCACAACCTGCGCTTGTCCATCCACGATGTGCCCAGCTCCCTGTGGAAGAGCAAGCTCCTCGTCAGCTACCAG GAGATCCCCTTTTATCATATCTGGAACGGCACGCAGCAGTACCTGCACTGCACCTTCACCCTGGAGCGCGTCAGCCCCAGCACCAGCGACCTGGCCTGCAAGGTGTGGGTGTGGCAGGTGGAAGGCGATGGGCAGAGCTTCAATATCAACTTCAACATCACCAAG gacACAAGATTTGCTGAGCTGCTGGCTCTGGAGAGTGAAGGGGGGGTCCCAGCCCTAGTGGGCCCCAGTGCCTTCAAGATCCCCTTCCTCATTCGGCAGAAGATCATTACCAGCCTCGACCCACCCTGTAGCCGGGGTGCCGACTGGCGGACTCTGGCCCAGAAGCTCCACCTGGACAG CCATCTCAGCTTCTTTGCCTCCAAGCCCAGCCCCACAGCCATGATCCTCAACCTGTGGGAGGCACGGCACTTCCCCAATGGCAACCTCAGCCAGCTGGCTGCAGCAGTAGCCGGACTGGGCCAGCCCGACGCTGGCCTCTTCACAGTGTCAGAGGCGGAGTGCTGA